One Mycolicibacterium goodii genomic region harbors:
- a CDS encoding TenA family transcriptional regulator → MTELLGRDEFRAELENAIKGREAKNASFSKAWAEGKLTKDHFARWAENHYHYVGPFADYLANIYSNTPDEFTGAKDFTLQNMYEEELADIRHTDLLIKFGEACGTTRERIEDPSNMNPITRGLQAWCYAVSQREHFVVATAALVVGLESQVPSIYTKQIVPLREVYGFTEDEIEFFDLHITSDVVHGERGYQIVLDHADTPQLQQRCLQLVRWGAEMRFSYTKGLYDYYVAPDLEPAAV, encoded by the coding sequence ATGACCGAGCTGCTGGGACGCGATGAATTCCGCGCCGAACTCGAGAACGCCATCAAAGGCCGTGAAGCCAAGAACGCGTCCTTCTCCAAGGCGTGGGCCGAGGGCAAGCTGACCAAGGATCATTTCGCCCGCTGGGCCGAGAACCACTACCACTACGTGGGCCCGTTCGCCGACTACCTGGCCAACATCTACTCGAACACCCCCGACGAGTTCACCGGTGCCAAGGACTTCACGCTGCAGAACATGTACGAGGAGGAGCTGGCCGACATCCGTCACACCGACCTGCTGATCAAGTTCGGTGAGGCGTGCGGCACCACCCGCGAGCGCATCGAGGACCCGTCGAACATGAACCCGATCACGCGCGGCCTGCAGGCGTGGTGCTACGCCGTCTCGCAGCGCGAGCACTTCGTGGTCGCCACCGCGGCCCTGGTGGTCGGCCTGGAATCGCAGGTCCCGAGCATCTACACCAAGCAGATCGTGCCGCTGCGCGAGGTGTACGGGTTCACCGAGGACGAGATCGAGTTCTTCGATCTGCACATCACCTCCGACGTCGTGCACGGCGAGCGCGGGTATCAGATCGTGCTCGACCACGCCGACACCCCGCAACTGCAGCAGCGCTGCCTGCAGCTGGTGCGCTGGGGCGCCGAGATGCGGTTCTCGTACACCAAGGGACTCTACGACTACTACGTCGCGCCGGATCTCGAGCCGGCCGCCGTCTGA
- a CDS encoding GlcG/HbpS family heme-binding protein, with the protein MHRIHRITLDDALPLLAAGRAKAEEIGVKQTLCICDDGGNVIALHRLPGARLTGVDIAIAKAFTAAGHERATHLFNEPPNGPALPGNEAFGISHMLPGKFAIFVGGFPLVYDGQIVGGVGISGGNGEQDKAVGAAILAEFEALTAAQV; encoded by the coding sequence ATGCACAGAATTCACCGCATCACCCTCGATGACGCGTTGCCGTTGCTGGCCGCGGGCCGCGCCAAGGCCGAGGAGATCGGGGTCAAGCAGACCCTGTGCATCTGTGATGACGGCGGGAATGTCATTGCGCTACACCGGCTGCCGGGAGCCCGGCTGACGGGCGTCGACATCGCGATCGCCAAGGCGTTCACCGCCGCGGGCCACGAACGGGCCACCCATCTGTTCAACGAACCGCCCAACGGGCCCGCGCTGCCGGGCAACGAGGCCTTCGGCATCAGCCACATGCTGCCCGGCAAATTCGCGATCTTCGTCGGCGGATTCCCCCTGGTGTACGACGGGCAGATCGTCGGGGGAGTGGGCATCAGCGGCGGCAACGGCGAGCAGGACAAGGCCGTCGGGGCCGCGATCCTCGCCGAGTTCGAGGCGCTGACCGCCGCGCAGGTGTGA
- a CDS encoding PucR family transcriptional regulator, with translation MTAPPIDSDRMTVRGLLDEALMSGARVLAGEDLLDEELNWVLPLNEVLSQHDRLDAVAVYARPESLTGRAPTLSALAARGATTLLVDGVAPADLAGLPTGLVVVELGIPVGFAALNRLLAERALSQEVHVMRYSTHVHATLAGLFHRGAGLQILVREVSNLARNPAVALDARGHVVAHHGLPPEAVATLADSMSRMLAADLPASERRHDGHDTRTQRITGPEDSAWTCVASAIRLGKSFEGWVAILVPALGPDHSSAAPTKHDLARHAVLTEQATAIIGSEMLRQRSVDEAEERARGDFVQALVHGSFSSEHDMRARAEHHDIELDARFGVFVAPGVLPRGPDSPTTPMVRLARYAAGVAPHPSVHAYVTVIGDVLVVVRTLRGENGQAMRTEMAEYAEAMSRELQRRRGQPAPVAYGRPALGAGEVRESYREARVALGIARRLHRTGATSYQQLRGFTVLAQVAETEDSRQLVRDVLGPLRSSPDLLETLEAYLSEGGNINATARTLNVHRNTMLAKLDRISRMLGMDVRDPEHQFTVWLAIRLDLLDEVHSAVEREASFR, from the coding sequence ATGACGGCACCACCGATCGACAGCGACCGGATGACCGTGCGCGGACTTCTCGACGAGGCACTCATGTCGGGGGCCAGGGTGCTCGCGGGCGAGGATCTGCTCGACGAGGAGCTCAACTGGGTTCTTCCCCTCAACGAGGTTCTGTCCCAGCATGATCGGCTCGACGCGGTCGCGGTGTACGCGCGCCCGGAGTCGTTGACCGGTCGCGCGCCCACGCTGTCGGCGCTGGCGGCCAGAGGTGCGACCACGCTGCTGGTCGACGGCGTCGCGCCTGCGGATCTGGCCGGGCTGCCGACGGGGCTGGTGGTGGTCGAACTCGGCATCCCCGTGGGTTTCGCGGCACTCAACCGCCTGCTGGCCGAGCGTGCGCTCAGCCAGGAAGTCCACGTCATGCGCTATTCGACGCATGTGCACGCCACGCTGGCAGGGTTGTTCCACCGCGGTGCGGGCCTGCAGATCCTGGTGCGCGAGGTGTCCAACCTGGCGCGGAATCCCGCGGTCGCGCTCGATGCGCGCGGTCACGTGGTGGCCCATCACGGATTGCCACCCGAAGCCGTTGCGACCCTGGCTGATTCGATGAGCCGGATGCTGGCCGCCGACCTACCTGCGTCGGAGCGCCGCCACGACGGCCACGACACCCGCACGCAGCGGATCACCGGTCCGGAGGACAGCGCGTGGACCTGTGTCGCGAGCGCGATCCGGCTCGGTAAGTCGTTCGAAGGGTGGGTGGCCATCCTGGTCCCGGCGCTCGGACCGGACCACAGCTCGGCCGCGCCGACCAAGCACGACCTGGCCCGCCACGCCGTGCTCACCGAACAGGCCACGGCGATCATCGGGTCGGAGATGCTGCGGCAGCGCAGCGTCGACGAAGCCGAGGAACGCGCGCGAGGAGACTTCGTCCAGGCGCTGGTGCACGGCAGTTTCTCGAGCGAACACGATATGCGGGCGCGCGCCGAACACCACGACATCGAGCTCGACGCGCGGTTCGGCGTGTTCGTGGCTCCCGGTGTGTTGCCCAGGGGCCCCGACAGCCCGACGACCCCGATGGTGCGGCTCGCGCGGTACGCCGCCGGGGTGGCCCCGCATCCGTCGGTGCATGCCTACGTCACGGTGATCGGCGATGTGCTGGTCGTGGTGCGCACATTGCGCGGCGAGAACGGTCAGGCCATGCGCACCGAGATGGCCGAATACGCCGAGGCGATGTCGCGCGAGTTGCAGCGGCGCCGCGGCCAGCCCGCGCCGGTCGCCTACGGACGGCCGGCCCTCGGCGCCGGCGAGGTACGGGAGAGCTATCGGGAGGCCAGGGTGGCGCTCGGCATCGCGCGCCGCCTGCACCGCACCGGGGCCACGTCGTACCAGCAGCTGCGGGGTTTCACCGTGCTCGCGCAGGTCGCCGAGACCGAGGACAGCCGTCAATTGGTGCGGGATGTGTTGGGTCCGTTGCGTTCTTCTCCCGACCTGCTGGAGACGCTGGAGGCGTACCTGTCCGAGGGCGGCAACATCAACGCCACCGCGCGCACGCTCAACGTGCACCGCAACACCATGCTCGCCAAACTCGACCGCATCTCCCGCATGCTCGGCATGGACGTCCGTGATCCGGAGCACCAGTTCACGGTGTGGCTGGCCATCCGGCTCGACCTGCTCGACGAGGTCCACTCCGCGGTCGAGCGGGAGGCAAGCTTCCGCTGA
- a CDS encoding MFS transporter, giving the protein MTEVRQAQTPDTGANTDTGTPLGLAALLAGTLVGTLSNNVVNVPLDAIIDEFDASLGNGVFVVVGFLVCFAATIPLAGWFGDRFGRRRVYCAALLATAVCAVGAATAPSLPLLIAWRSVGGVAAAAFAPAVMGLIAWMFSGPRRGRAMGAWASVNGIGQAVGPGLGGVVADTWGWRWIFVPLVPVALAGFVGTLRYVPRYRGATMRFDLTGAAALTFGSALLMLGLAIAGQPNLSGWVAVGSVALGVVALGWFCFHCARVANPFVNVRLVSESRFARSSLAAFAQMFCLGATLLAVPLYLVAHAVSISTAGLVLFTVPVAMAVLGPLVGRRQDRLGPRHVLRAGLALLLAVQIGLTVTVAQHRLHLGVLIAALVLAGVGIALVQTPAATGATRSPAGAEGTGLGLFNLVRFGGSACGAAWVAVALAGPASYPGVFIACAVIVALGLAGSFFGPDPA; this is encoded by the coding sequence ATGACCGAGGTTCGCCAGGCGCAGACGCCCGATACCGGCGCGAATACGGATACCGGCACGCCGCTGGGGCTGGCCGCGCTGCTCGCCGGCACGCTGGTGGGCACCCTCAGCAACAACGTCGTGAACGTGCCACTCGACGCGATCATCGACGAGTTCGATGCATCTCTGGGGAACGGCGTTTTCGTCGTGGTGGGCTTCCTCGTCTGTTTCGCCGCGACCATACCGTTGGCCGGCTGGTTCGGCGACCGATTCGGCCGCCGTCGGGTGTACTGCGCGGCGCTGCTCGCCACCGCGGTGTGCGCGGTCGGCGCCGCCACGGCGCCGTCGTTGCCGCTGTTGATCGCGTGGCGCTCGGTGGGCGGGGTTGCCGCGGCGGCGTTCGCGCCCGCGGTGATGGGTTTGATCGCGTGGATGTTCTCCGGGCCGCGGCGTGGCAGGGCCATGGGTGCGTGGGCGTCGGTGAACGGCATCGGGCAAGCCGTGGGCCCCGGCCTGGGCGGTGTCGTGGCCGACACCTGGGGATGGCGCTGGATCTTCGTACCGCTCGTGCCGGTCGCGCTGGCGGGCTTCGTCGGCACGCTGCGCTACGTGCCGCGGTATCGCGGCGCCACGATGCGCTTCGATCTGACCGGGGCGGCCGCGCTGACGTTCGGATCGGCGCTGTTGATGCTCGGGTTGGCGATCGCGGGGCAACCGAATCTGAGCGGCTGGGTCGCGGTGGGGTCCGTCGCGCTCGGCGTCGTGGCGCTCGGGTGGTTCTGTTTCCACTGCGCGCGCGTGGCGAACCCGTTCGTCAACGTTCGCCTGGTCAGCGAATCGCGGTTTGCCAGAAGTTCTCTCGCTGCGTTTGCACAGATGTTCTGCCTGGGGGCAACGCTGCTGGCCGTACCGCTGTATCTCGTCGCGCACGCGGTGTCGATATCGACTGCCGGGCTCGTGCTGTTCACCGTGCCCGTCGCGATGGCGGTGCTGGGGCCGCTGGTGGGACGCCGTCAGGACCGCCTCGGGCCGCGCCACGTGCTACGCGCCGGGTTGGCGTTGTTGCTGGCCGTGCAGATCGGCCTGACTGTCACGGTCGCTCAGCACCGCCTTCACCTCGGGGTGCTGATTGCGGCGCTGGTGTTGGCCGGTGTGGGCATCGCACTGGTGCAGACCCCCGCGGCGACCGGGGCGACCCGCTCGCCTGCCGGGGCGGAGGGAACCGGCCTGGGCCTGTTCAACCTGGTGCGGTTCGGCGGATCGGCATGCGGGGCGGCGTGGGTTGCGGTGGCCCTCGCCGGCCCTGCGTCGTATCCAGGGGTGTTCATCGCGTGCGCGGTGATCGTCGCGCTCGGACTGGCAGGGTCGTTCTTCGGGCCGGACCCGGCATGA
- a CDS encoding formylglycine-generating enzyme family protein → MLTELVEVPGGAFRMGSTSFYPEEAPVHTATVADFAIERHPVTNARFAEFVDATGYVTVAERPLDPKLYPGVPKDDLLPGSLVFRPTPGPVDLRDWRQWWDWVPGACWRHPFGPDREPCRPDHPVVQVAYPDAVAYATWAERRLPTEAEWEYAARGGPYGGVGFRYAWGDDVSPDGRLMANTWQGRFPYRNDGALGWKGTSPVGTFPPNRLGLVDMIGNVWEWTSTKFSTHHQPGDRSHLTCCPPRAGGDPSINHVLKGGSHLCAPEYCHRYRPAARSPQSQDSSTTHIGFRCVVS, encoded by the coding sequence ATGTTGACCGAGCTTGTCGAGGTGCCCGGTGGGGCGTTCCGGATGGGTTCGACGAGTTTCTACCCCGAGGAAGCACCGGTGCACACCGCGACGGTCGCGGATTTCGCGATCGAACGCCATCCGGTGACCAACGCGCGGTTCGCCGAGTTCGTCGACGCCACCGGCTACGTCACCGTGGCGGAGCGGCCGCTCGATCCGAAGCTGTATCCCGGTGTGCCGAAGGACGATCTGCTACCCGGCTCGCTGGTGTTCCGGCCCACGCCGGGCCCGGTGGATCTGCGGGACTGGCGTCAGTGGTGGGACTGGGTGCCCGGCGCGTGCTGGCGTCACCCGTTCGGACCGGACCGCGAACCGTGCCGACCCGACCACCCGGTCGTTCAGGTCGCCTATCCCGACGCGGTGGCCTATGCGACGTGGGCCGAACGCCGATTGCCGACCGAGGCCGAATGGGAGTATGCCGCGCGCGGTGGCCCGTACGGTGGGGTCGGGTTCCGCTATGCCTGGGGTGACGACGTGAGCCCCGACGGCCGGCTCATGGCCAACACCTGGCAGGGCCGGTTCCCGTACCGCAACGACGGTGCGCTCGGCTGGAAAGGCACGTCACCGGTCGGGACGTTCCCGCCGAACCGCCTGGGCCTCGTCGACATGATCGGCAACGTGTGGGAGTGGACGTCGACGAAGTTCTCAACGCACCACCAACCGGGCGACCGGTCGCACCTCACGTGCTGCCCGCCACGCGCAGGCGGTGATCCGAGCATCAACCACGTGCTCAAAGGGGGATCGCACCTGTGCGCGCCGGAGTACTGCCATCGCTACCGCCCGGCGGCGCGCTCACCGCAGTCACAGGACAGTTCCACGACGCACATCGGGTTTCGCTGCGTCGTCTCCTGA
- a CDS encoding arylsulfatase, which translates to MATEFNGKIELDIRDSEPDWGPFAAPTAPQGAPNVLYLVWDDTGIATWDCFGGLVDMPAMSRIAERGVRLSQFHTTALCSPTRASLLTGRNPTTVGMATIEEFTDGFPNCSGRIPFETALLPEVLAENGYNTYCVGKWHLTPLEESNLASSKRHWPCSRGFERFYGFMGGETDQWYPDLTYDNHPVDPPATPEDGYHLSKDLADKTIEFIRDAKVVAPDKPWFTYLCPGAGHAPHHVSKEWADRYKGRFDMGYEKYREIVLENMRRMGLVPSDTELSPMNPYLQVAGPGGQPWPAQDTVRPWDGLSDDEKALFCRMAEVFAGFLSYTDAQIGRVLDYLEESGQIDNTIIVVISDNGASGEGGPNGSVNETKFFNGYIDTAEEGLKFIDKLGGPQTYNHYPIGWAMAFNTPYKLFKRYASHEGGIADPAIISWPKGIAARGEVRDNYVHVCDITPTVYDMLGITPPATVRGVAQKPLDGVSFKAALSDPGAPTGKETQFYAMLGTRGIWHKGWFANTVHAATPSGWGHFGDDRWELFHIEADRSQCRDLAAEHPDKVEELKTLWFGEADKYNGLPLGDLSILETTSRWRPYLTGERTTYTYYPHTAEVGMGAAAELRGQSFKVLAEVTVDSAEAKGVLFKQGGAHGGHALFVADDHLHYVYNFLGEREQVVSAPDPVPLGRHIFGVRYERTGTVPNSHTPVGVATLFVDGVAVAELTDVHTHPAIFALAGGGIAIGRNTGSAVSRSYRAPFPFTGGEIAQVTVDLSGEPYEDLAMRRAVAFARD; encoded by the coding sequence ATGGCCACCGAGTTCAACGGCAAGATCGAACTGGACATCAGAGATTCTGAGCCGGACTGGGGTCCGTTCGCGGCACCGACGGCCCCGCAGGGTGCGCCCAACGTCCTCTACCTCGTGTGGGACGACACCGGCATCGCCACCTGGGACTGCTTCGGTGGTCTGGTCGACATGCCCGCGATGAGCCGCATCGCCGAACGCGGCGTGCGCCTGTCGCAGTTCCACACCACGGCGCTGTGCTCGCCGACGCGGGCCTCGCTGCTCACCGGCCGCAACCCGACCACCGTCGGAATGGCCACCATCGAGGAGTTCACCGACGGGTTCCCCAACTGCAGCGGACGGATCCCGTTCGAGACCGCGCTGCTGCCGGAGGTGCTCGCCGAGAACGGCTACAACACCTACTGCGTCGGCAAGTGGCACCTGACGCCGCTGGAGGAGTCCAACCTGGCGTCGTCGAAGCGGCACTGGCCGTGCTCGCGTGGCTTCGAACGGTTCTACGGATTCATGGGCGGCGAGACCGACCAGTGGTACCCGGACCTGACCTACGACAACCATCCGGTCGACCCGCCTGCCACCCCCGAGGACGGGTATCACCTGTCAAAAGACCTGGCGGACAAGACCATCGAGTTCATCCGCGACGCCAAGGTGGTCGCCCCGGACAAACCGTGGTTCACCTACCTGTGCCCGGGTGCGGGCCACGCGCCGCACCACGTGTCCAAAGAGTGGGCCGACCGCTACAAGGGCCGCTTCGACATGGGTTACGAGAAGTACCGCGAGATCGTCCTGGAGAACATGAGACGGATGGGCCTCGTCCCGTCCGACACCGAATTGTCGCCGATGAACCCCTACCTGCAGGTGGCGGGCCCGGGTGGACAGCCATGGCCGGCACAGGACACCGTGCGCCCGTGGGACGGCCTCTCCGACGACGAGAAGGCCCTCTTCTGCCGGATGGCGGAGGTGTTCGCCGGGTTCCTGTCCTACACCGACGCCCAGATCGGACGGGTGCTGGACTATCTCGAGGAGTCGGGGCAGATCGACAACACCATCATCGTGGTGATCTCCGACAACGGGGCCAGCGGTGAAGGCGGACCCAACGGGTCGGTCAACGAGACCAAGTTCTTCAACGGCTACATCGACACCGCCGAGGAGGGGCTGAAGTTCATCGACAAACTCGGTGGCCCACAGACGTACAACCACTACCCGATCGGGTGGGCCATGGCGTTCAACACGCCCTACAAGTTGTTCAAGCGCTACGCGTCGCACGAAGGAGGCATCGCCGATCCGGCGATCATCTCGTGGCCCAAGGGAATCGCCGCACGCGGCGAGGTCCGCGACAACTACGTCCACGTCTGCGACATCACCCCGACGGTGTACGACATGCTGGGCATCACGCCACCGGCGACCGTGCGCGGTGTCGCGCAGAAACCACTCGACGGCGTGAGTTTCAAAGCGGCCCTGAGTGATCCGGGGGCGCCCACCGGCAAGGAAACCCAGTTCTACGCCATGCTGGGCACGCGCGGTATCTGGCACAAGGGCTGGTTCGCCAACACCGTGCACGCCGCGACACCTTCGGGCTGGGGACATTTCGGGGACGACCGCTGGGAGCTGTTCCACATCGAGGCCGACCGCAGCCAGTGCCGAGACCTGGCAGCCGAACATCCCGACAAAGTCGAAGAACTCAAGACCCTGTGGTTCGGTGAGGCCGACAAGTACAACGGCCTGCCGCTCGGTGACCTCTCCATCCTCGAGACCACCAGTAGGTGGAGGCCCTACCTGACCGGCGAACGCACCACCTACACGTACTACCCGCACACCGCCGAGGTCGGGATGGGCGCCGCGGCCGAACTACGCGGACAGTCGTTCAAGGTGCTGGCCGAGGTCACCGTCGACAGCGCCGAGGCAAAGGGTGTGCTGTTCAAGCAGGGAGGCGCACATGGCGGCCATGCGCTGTTCGTCGCCGACGACCACCTGCACTACGTGTACAACTTCCTCGGCGAACGCGAGCAGGTGGTGTCCGCCCCGGATCCGGTTCCGTTGGGCCGGCATATCTTCGGGGTGCGCTACGAGCGCACCGGAACGGTGCCGAACAGCCACACGCCGGTCGGTGTCGCGACGCTGTTCGTCGACGGCGTGGCGGTGGCCGAGTTGACCGATGTGCATACCCACCCGGCGATCTTCGCGCTGGCCGGCGGTGGCATCGCGATCGGACGCAACACCGGGTCAGCGGTGTCCCGCAGCTACCGGGCGCCGTTCCCGTTCACCGGAGGCGAGATCGCGCAGGTCACCGTCGATCTGTCCGGCGAGCCGTACGAGGATCTGGCCATGAGACGGGCGGTGGCATTCGCCAGGGACTGA
- a CDS encoding SulP family inorganic anion transporter, giving the protein MTSQPATTSPREQQSVLAALRSPRRLRTEVLAGLVVALALIPEAISFSIIAGVDPRVGLFASFTMAVTIAIVGGRPAMISAATGAVALVVAPLVHSHGLDYLIATVILAGVLQLVLGGLGIARLMRFVPRSVMVGFVNALAILIFMAQIPHLLGVPWLVYPMVAVALVIIVALPKLTTAVPGPLVAIVVLTAATIGFGWSVPDVADEGRLPSSLPSLLIPNVPLTLDTLKIIAPYALTMAVVGLLESLMTAKLVDDITDTHSNKSREALGQGAANIVTGFFGGMGGCAMIGQTMINVKACGARTRISTFLAGAFLLGLVVGLGDIVGQIPMAALVAVMVMVSVGTFDWHSINPKTLRRMPKSETTVMLATVAVTVATGNLAYGVAVGTLAAMVLFARRVAHLTEVAVEDQPDENTRVYAVRGELFFASSNDLVYQFDYVGDPVNIVIDMSEAHIWDASTVATLDAITTKYEAKGKTVRIVGMNDNSAQRHARLSGQLTGAH; this is encoded by the coding sequence GTGACGAGCCAGCCTGCAACGACCTCGCCACGAGAACAACAATCGGTGCTCGCCGCGTTGCGCTCACCGCGCCGACTCCGCACCGAGGTACTGGCGGGTCTGGTCGTGGCGCTGGCCCTGATCCCTGAAGCCATCTCGTTCTCCATCATCGCCGGAGTCGATCCGCGGGTGGGCCTGTTCGCGTCGTTCACCATGGCGGTCACCATCGCGATCGTCGGCGGGCGCCCCGCGATGATCTCCGCGGCAACCGGCGCCGTCGCACTCGTGGTGGCCCCGCTGGTGCACAGCCACGGCCTCGATTACCTCATCGCGACGGTCATCCTGGCCGGCGTGCTGCAACTCGTCCTCGGCGGCCTCGGAATCGCCAGGCTGATGCGGTTCGTCCCGCGCAGCGTGATGGTCGGGTTCGTCAACGCGCTGGCAATCCTCATCTTCATGGCCCAGATCCCGCATCTGCTGGGCGTGCCGTGGCTCGTGTACCCCATGGTCGCGGTGGCTCTCGTGATCATCGTGGCGCTGCCGAAGCTCACCACGGCCGTACCCGGTCCTCTGGTCGCGATCGTCGTACTGACCGCTGCCACCATCGGTTTCGGTTGGTCGGTGCCCGATGTCGCCGACGAGGGCCGACTGCCCTCGAGCCTGCCGTCGCTGCTCATCCCGAACGTACCGCTCACCCTCGACACCCTGAAGATCATCGCGCCGTACGCGCTGACGATGGCGGTCGTGGGCCTGCTGGAGTCGTTGATGACCGCCAAGCTCGTCGACGACATCACCGATACGCACTCGAACAAGTCCCGTGAGGCACTCGGTCAGGGCGCGGCCAACATCGTCACCGGATTCTTCGGCGGCATGGGCGGTTGCGCGATGATCGGCCAGACCATGATCAACGTCAAGGCGTGTGGTGCGCGCACCCGGATCTCGACCTTCCTGGCGGGCGCGTTTCTGCTCGGCCTCGTGGTGGGCCTCGGCGACATCGTCGGCCAGATCCCCATGGCGGCCCTGGTCGCGGTGATGGTGATGGTGTCGGTGGGCACCTTCGACTGGCACAGCATCAACCCGAAGACGTTGCGGCGCATGCCGAAAAGCGAGACCACCGTCATGCTCGCCACCGTCGCGGTCACCGTCGCGACCGGCAACCTCGCCTACGGCGTGGCCGTGGGAACTCTGGCCGCCATGGTGCTGTTCGCCCGTCGCGTCGCGCATCTCACCGAGGTGGCGGTCGAGGACCAACCCGACGAGAACACCCGTGTGTACGCGGTGCGCGGCGAGTTGTTCTTCGCCTCGAGCAACGACCTGGTCTACCAGTTCGATTACGTCGGCGATCCGGTCAACATCGTCATCGACATGAGCGAGGCACACATCTGGGACGCCTCGACCGTCGCGACACTCGACGCGATCACCACCAAGTACGAGGCGAAGGGCAAGACGGTGCGCATCGTCGGCATGAACGACAACAGCGCGCAGCGGCACGCCCGGCTCAGCGGCCAACTCACCGGCGCGCACTGA
- a CDS encoding MerR family transcriptional regulator: MSDTDAELLQIGEVATRTELSIKTIRHYDEVGLVVPSARSAGGFRLYTGDDVRRLLAIRRMKPLGFTLDEMGRLLDALAVLDNPAADAAERAQAAEVVADCHTRAQQACDRLARHLGYAREFTEQLAKLRR, translated from the coding sequence ATGTCCGACACCGACGCCGAACTCCTGCAGATAGGTGAGGTTGCCACGCGAACCGAGTTGTCCATCAAGACGATCCGTCACTACGACGAGGTCGGGCTCGTGGTGCCCTCGGCACGCTCGGCAGGTGGCTTCCGCCTGTACACCGGCGACGACGTCCGCAGGCTCCTGGCGATCCGGCGGATGAAACCGCTGGGCTTCACGCTCGACGAGATGGGCCGGCTGCTCGACGCACTCGCCGTCCTCGACAACCCTGCCGCCGACGCCGCCGAACGCGCGCAGGCCGCCGAGGTCGTCGCCGACTGTCACACGCGTGCGCAGCAGGCCTGTGACCGGCTGGCCCGTCATCTCGGGTACGCACGTGAGTTCACCGAGCAGCTCGCGAAGCTGCGCCGCTAG
- a CDS encoding NUDIX hydrolase, with protein MDERTDETVAVYDADGNVVGAAPRSRVYDEGLWHASAGVLVRSTDGRRIYVHRRSDAKAVFAGMHDCLAGGVLDPGETPLQAATRELREELGITGLVPEPLASAAWDGEWAGRPLRCHLFAFGVSYDGPVRHQPEEIIDGWWWTDGELAAHLADPQWPFVPDTRVLIPNLLRPFDE; from the coding sequence ATGGACGAGAGAACCGATGAGACGGTCGCCGTATACGACGCCGACGGCAATGTGGTCGGCGCAGCGCCGCGTTCGCGTGTGTACGACGAGGGGTTGTGGCATGCGAGCGCGGGCGTGCTGGTGCGCTCGACCGACGGACGCCGGATCTACGTGCACCGCCGCTCCGACGCCAAGGCCGTGTTCGCCGGGATGCACGACTGCCTGGCCGGGGGAGTGCTCGACCCGGGCGAGACCCCGCTTCAGGCGGCGACCCGGGAACTGCGGGAGGAACTCGGCATCACGGGGCTGGTTCCGGAACCACTGGCCTCTGCGGCATGGGACGGCGAATGGGCCGGTCGTCCCCTACGTTGCCATCTCTTCGCGTTCGGCGTGAGCTACGACGGGCCGGTCCGACATCAGCCCGAGGAGATCATCGACGGCTGGTGGTGGACCGACGGGGAACTGGCCGCACACCTGGCCGATCCGCAGTGGCCGTTCGTACCCGACACCCGGGTGTTGATCCCGAACCTGTTGCGGCCCTTCGATGAGTAG
- the rpsQ gene encoding 30S ribosomal protein S17 — protein MAEEKGPKYTPAAEKPRGRRKTAIGYVVSDKMQKTIVVELEDRKSHPLYGKIIRTTKKVKAHDENGEAGIGDRVSLMETRPLSATKRWRLVEILEKAK, from the coding sequence ATGGCAGAGGAAAAAGGACCCAAGTACACCCCGGCTGCCGAGAAGCCGCGCGGCCGTCGTAAGACCGCCATCGGCTACGTCGTCAGCGACAAGATGCAGAAGACCATCGTGGTCGAGCTGGAAGATCGCAAGAGCCACCCGCTCTACGGCAAGATCATCCGGACCACCAAGAAGGTCAAGGCCCACGACGAGAACGGTGAAGCCGGTATCGGCGACCGCGTCTCGCTGATGGAGACCCGTCCGCTGTCGGCCACCAAGCGCTGGCGCCTGGTCGAGATCCTGGAGAAGGCCAAGTAG
- the rpmC gene encoding 50S ribosomal protein L29, with protein MAVGTTPGELRELTDDELKDKLRESKEELFNLRFQMATGQLSNNRRLRTVRQEIARVYTVLRERELGLASGPAGEES; from the coding sequence ATGGCAGTGGGAACTACGCCTGGTGAACTGCGCGAACTGACCGACGACGAGTTGAAGGACAAGCTGCGCGAGTCGAAGGAAGAGCTGTTCAACCTGCGCTTCCAGATGGCCACCGGTCAGCTTTCGAACAACCGTCGGCTGCGTACCGTGCGCCAGGAGATTGCACGGGTCTACACCGTGCTGCGTGAACGTGAATTGGGCCTGGCATCCGGGCCTGCTGGTGAGGAATCGTGA